The following coding sequences are from one Sandaracinaceae bacterium window:
- a CDS encoding phosphate/phosphite/phosphonate ABC transporter substrate-binding protein, translated as MRFLLPPDRSELSTHARVSLLADWLTEWLGREVRVRVAGTYAEMVDIVQAKETELAWTPPIVFAGLHGATRFALTAQRMGVCSSRGAIIVRRDDPAGSIAELEGRRAAWVDPLSMSGHLSALSQVRRYGLEASALFDSQTFYGSYSRALTAVLDDEADVTSVYGELRDEADESVRRALKELVGTRARDLRVLERTGPFPYDALIGTHALSEPQAEALRAQLLALRYAPSSPSMLLDVCACERFVPAEPAAYAWLAATPAFSAARRSSRPSKPT; from the coding sequence ATGAGGTTTCTGCTGCCCCCCGACAGGAGCGAGCTGAGCACCCACGCGCGGGTCTCGCTGCTGGCCGACTGGCTCACGGAGTGGCTCGGTCGCGAGGTGCGCGTGCGCGTTGCGGGCACCTATGCGGAGATGGTGGACATCGTCCAGGCGAAGGAGACCGAGCTCGCGTGGACACCACCGATCGTCTTTGCGGGCCTGCACGGCGCGACGCGCTTCGCCCTCACCGCCCAGCGCATGGGCGTGTGTTCGAGCCGCGGGGCCATCATCGTGCGGCGTGACGACCCGGCCGGCTCCATCGCCGAGCTCGAGGGCCGGCGGGCGGCCTGGGTGGACCCCTTGTCCATGAGCGGTCACCTCAGCGCCTTGTCCCAGGTGCGCCGCTACGGGCTCGAGGCGTCGGCCCTGTTCGACTCCCAGACGTTCTACGGAAGCTACTCGCGCGCGCTCACGGCCGTGCTGGACGACGAGGCGGACGTCACCTCGGTGTACGGGGAGCTGCGCGACGAGGCCGACGAGTCGGTGCGGCGTGCGTTGAAGGAGCTGGTGGGGACGCGCGCCCGCGACCTGCGGGTGTTGGAGCGCACGGGGCCGTTCCCGTACGACGCGCTGATCGGGACGCACGCCTTGTCCGAGCCGCAGGCCGAGGCTCTGCGCGCCCAGCTGCTCGCGCTGCGCTACGCGCCTTCGTCCCCCTCCATGCTGCTGGATGTGTGCGCCTGCGAGCGCTTCGTCCCGGCGGAGCCTGCCGCCTATGCGTGGTTGGCGGCGACACCAGCGTTCTCGGCGGCCCGCCGCTCGTCACGGCCCAGCAAGCCCACGTGA
- a CDS encoding sodium:proton antiporter produces MATEITLFVLLMVASAVAMLAKRLSLPYTVTLVVAGLFLGMLPPHFAWLDLDRVRLTPELLFNIFLPMLLFEAAFHLSWPKFRENLTAILLLAVPGVVVAVGLGGTFAYWLEPLANTTLPIIVALLFASMLAATDPVSVVALFKELGVPKRLAVVMEGESLLNDAVGVVVFIVVSAMLGLGHTDEAVTPLWVARILVWEILVGIGIGAAVGLSVSWMTTLVDDHLVEIMLTTIAAFGSYLLATACHASAILAVVAAGMACGNVGARYGMTPTNRIAVESFWEYAVFVANGFVFLLLGKEIDVFRMLGHGAEIVIAWVALMVARGVVVFVVERLLLRTREKLPPRWSSVLLWGGLRGSLSMVLALSLPLDFQYRELLVDLTFGVVLLSILVQGTTMTPLLRWSGAVGGGNSHVEYLRLRTALRAARAALKHLDEQLAGGDIHEQTYETLRSRLGGREAALEEQLSRLDDTLVDAQAAEMARVEEELLEVERHAIREASEAGLVPREALEALLSDLVERSQSARGGHHDEAAPGVDEAGHEDSGEAPGGSDGAGTDAAANHGPVGADSGAETDEDAPHPDA; encoded by the coding sequence TTGGCTACCGAGATCACCCTCTTCGTCCTGCTGATGGTGGCGAGCGCCGTCGCGATGCTCGCCAAGCGCTTGTCGCTGCCCTACACGGTCACGCTCGTGGTCGCGGGGCTCTTCCTCGGCATGTTGCCGCCGCACTTCGCGTGGCTCGACCTGGACCGCGTGCGGCTCACGCCGGAGCTGCTGTTCAACATCTTCCTGCCCATGCTGCTGTTCGAGGCGGCGTTCCACCTGTCGTGGCCGAAGTTCCGCGAGAACCTGACGGCCATTCTGCTGCTGGCCGTGCCGGGGGTGGTCGTCGCGGTGGGGCTCGGGGGCACCTTCGCTTACTGGCTCGAGCCGCTCGCCAACACGACGCTGCCCATCATCGTCGCGCTGCTGTTCGCGTCCATGCTGGCGGCCACCGACCCGGTCAGCGTGGTCGCACTGTTCAAGGAGCTGGGCGTGCCCAAGCGGCTCGCGGTGGTCATGGAGGGCGAGTCGCTGCTCAACGACGCGGTGGGCGTGGTGGTGTTCATCGTGGTCAGCGCCATGCTGGGCCTGGGCCACACGGACGAGGCGGTCACGCCGCTGTGGGTGGCGCGCATCCTCGTGTGGGAGATCCTCGTGGGCATCGGCATCGGCGCGGCCGTGGGCCTGTCCGTGTCGTGGATGACGACGCTGGTGGACGACCACCTGGTGGAGATCATGCTCACCACCATCGCGGCCTTCGGCAGCTACCTGCTGGCGACGGCCTGCCACGCGTCGGCCATCCTGGCGGTGGTCGCGGCCGGCATGGCCTGCGGCAACGTGGGCGCGCGCTACGGCATGACGCCCACCAACCGCATCGCGGTCGAGAGCTTCTGGGAGTACGCGGTGTTCGTCGCCAACGGCTTCGTCTTCTTGCTGTTGGGCAAGGAGATCGACGTGTTCCGCATGCTGGGCCACGGGGCCGAGATCGTCATCGCGTGGGTGGCGCTGATGGTCGCGCGGGGCGTGGTGGTGTTCGTCGTGGAGCGGCTCTTGCTGCGCACACGCGAGAAGCTTCCGCCGCGCTGGTCGAGCGTGCTGCTGTGGGGTGGCCTGCGCGGGAGCCTGTCGATGGTGCTCGCGCTCTCGCTGCCGCTCGACTTCCAGTACCGCGAGCTGCTGGTGGACCTGACCTTCGGCGTGGTGCTGCTCTCCATCTTGGTGCAGGGCACCACCATGACGCCCCTGCTGCGCTGGTCGGGCGCCGTGGGCGGGGGCAACTCGCACGTCGAGTACCTGCGCCTGCGTACCGCGCTGCGGGCGGCGCGCGCGGCCCTCAAGCACCTGGACGAGCAGCTGGCAGGTGGCGACATCCACGAGCAGACCTACGAGACGTTGCGCAGCCGGTTGGGGGGACGGGAGGCGGCCCTCGAAGAGCAGCTCTCGCGCCTGGACGACACGCTGGTGGACGCGCAGGCCGCCGAGATGGCGCGGGTGGAGGAGGAGCTGCTCGAGGTGGAGCGGCACGCCATCCGCGAGGCGAGTGAGGCGGGCCTGGTGCCGCGCGAGGCCCTCGAGGCGCTGCTGTCCGACCTGGTGGAGCGCTCGCAGTCCGCGCGCGGTGGGCACCATGACGAGGCCGCGCCTGGAGTGGACGAGGCCGGGCACGAGGACTCCGGCGAAGCACCTGGCGGTTCCGACGGAGCGGGTACGGACGCTGCTGCCAACCACGGCCCCGTCGGGGCGGACTCGGGGGCTGAGACCGACGAGGATGCGCCGCACCCCGACGCGTGA
- a CDS encoding alpha/beta hydrolase family protein — protein sequence MISVEEPSPRTMHWVDRATGRLLARTKMFDGGFGDIAALERMREDPELFGGTTPVALVDTLGRARSLRGVPTVRPRVTAGLWLRELRWDSLAVDARFEAPVREARALLMTRGESLDPTRPLCIAMAASGEEGYARRVKVLAPLVRDGLEALVLENPFYGARRRPGQVSARLPTVFEQFHMNHASVLETLGLLRGLRAVPGFEHKPLGLLGYSMGGFMVCLVAGVFGAPLAVVPVAAGRSPRSVYLDGALSWAVDFEALERERNDARAYLAGLFEATARHLHAPAPGSSVVMAAAERDGFVFPHETNQLLRHWPTASLRRYRGGHTHVFTAFDGHVRRALRDAFAGLPGGAF from the coding sequence ATGATCTCCGTCGAGGAACCCTCGCCCCGCACGATGCACTGGGTGGATCGCGCGACTGGTCGGCTGCTGGCGCGTACGAAGATGTTCGACGGTGGCTTCGGCGACATCGCGGCGCTCGAGCGCATGCGTGAGGACCCTGAGCTCTTCGGCGGGACGACGCCTGTGGCCCTCGTCGACACGCTGGGTCGCGCGCGTTCGCTGCGCGGTGTGCCCACCGTCCGGCCGCGCGTCACAGCGGGCCTCTGGCTCCGTGAGCTGCGCTGGGACTCCCTCGCTGTGGACGCCCGCTTCGAGGCGCCCGTGCGCGAGGCGCGCGCGTTGTTGATGACTCGTGGTGAGTCCCTCGACCCCACGCGTCCGCTGTGCATCGCGATGGCCGCGAGCGGGGAGGAAGGGTACGCGCGCCGCGTGAAGGTGCTGGCGCCGCTGGTGCGTGACGGGCTCGAGGCGCTCGTGCTCGAGAACCCCTTCTACGGCGCGCGCCGCCGCCCCGGGCAGGTGTCCGCCCGGCTGCCGACCGTGTTCGAGCAGTTCCACATGAACCACGCGTCCGTGCTCGAGACGTTGGGCCTGCTCCGGGGTCTGCGCGCCGTCCCCGGCTTCGAGCACAAGCCCCTCGGCTTGCTCGGCTACAGCATGGGAGGCTTCATGGTGTGCCTCGTCGCGGGCGTGTTCGGGGCGCCCCTGGCCGTGGTCCCGGTCGCGGCCGGGCGCTCACCACGCAGCGTCTACCTGGACGGGGCGCTCTCCTGGGCCGTCGACTTCGAGGCCCTCGAGCGAGAGCGGAACGACGCGCGGGCGTACCTCGCCGGCTTGTTCGAGGCGACGGCGCGCCACCTCCACGCGCCCGCGCCTGGTTCTTCGGTGGTGATGGCCGCGGCCGAACGCGATGGCTTCGTGTTCCCGCACGAGACCAACCAGCTGCTGCGGCACTGGCCCACCGCGTCGCTGCGTCGCTACCGCGGGGGCCACACGCACGTGTTCACGGCCTTTGACGGCCACGTCCGACGGGCGCTGCGAGACGCCTTCGCGGGGCTCCCTGGCGGGGCCTTTTAG
- a CDS encoding TROVE domain-containing protein — MTRYSKHFQKNRTPQSAPAHAKQKRNRAGGYTFVVDRWTRLERFLVLGAEGGTYYATERALVLENARCVAECLDEDGARTVRTLVAVSEAGRAPKQSPTIFALALACSHANEATRALGLAAMPRICRTGSQLFEFLAAVQELRGWGRGLRRAVCRWYLTKTPDALAYQVVKYRQRSGFSHRDALRLAGGAMGPRSLEHDALLRYVTASADGLGARTVVRSGRTSTYDAIPREALPPLITAFDALQRERSPHAAARLITEHRMTHEMVPSTLHGSPEVWRALLEQMPMTAMLRNLGRMTSLGLVTQGSDACALVVSRLRDVNRITKARLHPLAVLVALNTYRLGHGVRGGMTWQPVPQVVDALEGAFELTFGSIPATKARTLLALDVSGSMTWGQVAGMTGINPRVGSAAMAMATMRTEPNWNVMGFSHTLVPLGLHPRMSLAEVIKTVSSVSMGATDCALPMLWAAQTNTQVDAFVVYTDNETWFGQVHPHQALDRYRQKTGLAAKLIVVGMTATNFSIASPDDPGMLDVVGFDTAAPRVMADFITG; from the coding sequence ATGACCCGCTACAGCAAGCACTTCCAAAAGAACCGCACCCCGCAGAGCGCCCCCGCGCACGCGAAGCAGAAGCGCAACCGCGCGGGCGGGTACACGTTCGTCGTCGACCGCTGGACGCGCCTCGAGCGCTTCTTGGTGCTCGGAGCCGAAGGTGGGACCTACTACGCGACGGAGCGCGCCCTGGTGCTCGAGAACGCGCGCTGCGTGGCGGAGTGCCTGGACGAGGACGGCGCGCGCACGGTGCGCACGTTGGTGGCCGTGAGCGAGGCGGGTCGTGCTCCCAAGCAGAGCCCGACCATCTTCGCCCTGGCGCTCGCGTGCTCTCACGCGAACGAGGCGACGCGCGCGCTCGGCCTCGCGGCGATGCCGCGCATCTGCCGCACGGGCTCGCAGCTGTTCGAGTTCCTCGCCGCCGTGCAGGAGCTCCGCGGCTGGGGTCGTGGTCTGCGTCGCGCGGTGTGCCGTTGGTACCTCACCAAGACGCCCGATGCCCTCGCGTATCAGGTGGTGAAGTACCGGCAGCGCTCGGGCTTCTCGCACCGCGACGCGCTCCGGCTCGCCGGTGGCGCGATGGGCCCTCGCTCGCTCGAGCACGACGCGCTGCTGCGCTACGTGACGGCGAGCGCGGACGGCCTCGGCGCCCGCACGGTCGTGCGCTCGGGGCGCACGTCCACCTACGACGCGATCCCGCGCGAGGCGCTGCCTCCGTTGATCACGGCCTTCGATGCGCTCCAGCGTGAGCGCTCCCCACACGCAGCGGCGCGGCTCATCACCGAGCACCGCATGACGCACGAGATGGTGCCGTCCACGCTCCACGGGTCGCCCGAGGTGTGGCGCGCGCTGCTCGAGCAGATGCCCATGACGGCGATGTTGCGCAACCTCGGTCGCATGACGTCGCTGGGCCTGGTGACGCAGGGCTCCGACGCCTGCGCGCTGGTGGTGTCGCGTCTCCGAGACGTGAACCGCATCACGAAGGCGCGCCTCCACCCGCTCGCGGTGTTGGTGGCGCTGAACACGTACCGCCTGGGCCACGGCGTCCGCGGCGGGATGACGTGGCAGCCGGTCCCGCAGGTGGTGGATGCGCTCGAGGGCGCGTTCGAGCTCACCTTCGGGAGCATCCCGGCGACGAAGGCGCGGACGTTGCTCGCGCTGGACGTCTCCGGGTCCATGACCTGGGGCCAGGTCGCCGGGATGACCGGCATCAACCCCCGCGTCGGGTCGGCCGCCATGGCCATGGCCACGATGCGGACGGAACCGAACTGGAACGTGATGGGCTTCTCCCACACGCTCGTGCCGCTCGGCCTCCACCCGCGCATGTCGCTGGCGGAGGTGATCAAGACCGTGTCGTCCGTCTCGATGGGCGCCACCGACTGCGCGCTCCCCATGCTGTGGGCTGCGCAGACCAACACCCAGGTGGACGCCTTCGTGGTGTACACCGACAACGAGACGTGGTTCGGCCAGGTGCACCCGCACCAGGCGCTGGACCGCTACCGTCAGAAGACGGGCCTCGCGGCGAAGTTGATCGTGGTCGGGATGACCGCGACGAACTTCAGCATCGCGTCCCCCGACGACCCGGGCATGCTCGACGTCGTGGGCTTCGATACCGCGGCGCCGCGCGTGATGGCGGACTTCATCACGGGGTGA
- a CDS encoding MFS transporter, with translation MDAPSTPPAPRWLLVVGIVALAFNLRPAAVSVGPVLNELRASLHMSATVAGLLTTMPVLAFALFGAAAPALARSVGARRVTLASLLAVVAGLLLRATTSSATLFLGFSLLALAGMATANVLLPSLIKQHFPERVGFMTSLYTTAMAIGLTLASVLTVPFTAGRGPDGWRVGLGVWAVTAAVAVLPWVALTRGPASKSVATRTASMRDVARTRLGRVMALAFGLQSLQAYAIFGWFAQVYRDAGFPPETAGLLLGIITAVGIPLSFVIPARAGQLRDQRALLAGLMACYPVGYVGLMLAPASHAYLWAVVLGVATAVFPLVLTLIGLRARTGEGTAALSGFTQGAGYLLATVGPFGIGALYDATGAWDVPLGVLLALTVPQLWVGLAAARPGYIEDELAQLPPPHAT, from the coding sequence ATGGACGCTCCGAGCACGCCCCCCGCGCCTCGCTGGCTGCTCGTCGTCGGCATCGTCGCGCTGGCGTTCAATCTGCGCCCCGCAGCGGTGAGCGTCGGCCCGGTGCTGAACGAGCTACGCGCGAGCCTGCACATGTCCGCGACGGTGGCCGGGCTGCTCACGACCATGCCCGTGCTGGCGTTCGCGCTGTTCGGGGCCGCGGCGCCCGCGCTCGCGCGCTCCGTGGGGGCACGACGCGTCACGCTCGCCTCGCTGCTGGCGGTGGTGGCCGGCCTGCTCCTGCGCGCGACCACGTCGAGCGCCACGCTGTTCCTCGGGTTCTCGCTGCTGGCGCTCGCGGGCATGGCCACGGCGAACGTGTTGCTGCCCTCGCTCATCAAGCAGCACTTCCCCGAGCGCGTGGGCTTCATGACCTCGCTCTACACCACCGCGATGGCCATCGGGCTCACGCTCGCGTCAGTGCTGACCGTGCCCTTCACGGCGGGTCGCGGACCGGACGGTTGGCGCGTGGGCCTCGGCGTGTGGGCCGTCACCGCCGCCGTCGCGGTGTTGCCGTGGGTGGCCCTCACGCGCGGGCCCGCTTCGAAGAGCGTCGCCACGCGCACCGCGTCCATGCGCGACGTCGCCCGCACCCGGCTCGGCCGCGTGATGGCGCTCGCGTTCGGGCTCCAGTCACTGCAGGCGTACGCCATCTTCGGGTGGTTCGCGCAGGTGTACCGCGACGCAGGCTTCCCCCCCGAGACAGCCGGCCTGCTGCTCGGCATCATCACCGCCGTCGGCATCCCCCTGTCGTTCGTCATCCCCGCACGCGCAGGCCAGCTGCGCGACCAACGCGCCCTCCTAGCCGGGCTGATGGCCTGCTACCCGGTGGGCTACGTGGGCCTCATGCTGGCGCCCGCGTCGCACGCGTACCTGTGGGCCGTGGTGCTGGGCGTGGCCACGGCGGTGTTCCCGCTCGTGCTCACGCTGATTGGCCTGCGCGCGCGCACGGGCGAGGGGACCGCGGCGCTGTCGGGCTTTACACAGGGCGCGGGCTACCTGCTCGCGACGGTGGGCCCCTTCGGCATCGGGGCCCTGTACGACGCGACGGGGGCGTGGGACGTGCCGCTAGGCGTGCTCCTGGCGCTGACCGTACCTCAGCTGTGGGTGGGGCTGGCGGCAGCGCGCCCGGGCTACATCGAGGACGAGCTGGCGCAGCTGCCGCCCCCGCACGCCACCTGA
- a CDS encoding chalcone isomerase family protein produces MTRSLTLIPLLAALVAALSFPTAALARSCGGVEFPNSVTVAGERLSLNGLGIREATVFNVDVYVAGLYVATRARTADALLDLTHPIVLDLRFVRDVDSDTMNEALVQGFTRNAGGNRAALQARIDQLQGWVPNLTEGMNLVFTWLPGQGLQMKVDGRVRGVIPGEDFASVFFRIWLGPQPPNRGLRTGLLGGACG; encoded by the coding sequence ATGACCCGCAGCCTCACGCTCATCCCTCTTCTTGCCGCTCTCGTCGCGGCCCTCTCGTTCCCCACCGCGGCGCTCGCGCGCTCGTGCGGAGGCGTCGAGTTCCCCAACAGCGTCACGGTCGCGGGTGAGCGTCTCTCCCTCAACGGGCTCGGCATCCGCGAAGCCACCGTCTTCAACGTGGACGTCTACGTGGCGGGTCTCTACGTGGCGACCCGCGCGCGCACCGCGGACGCGCTGCTCGACCTCACGCACCCCATCGTGCTCGACCTGCGCTTCGTGCGCGACGTCGACTCGGACACCATGAACGAGGCGCTGGTGCAGGGCTTCACGCGCAACGCCGGTGGGAACCGCGCCGCGCTGCAGGCGCGCATCGACCAGCTGCAGGGCTGGGTGCCCAACCTCACCGAGGGCATGAACCTGGTGTTCACCTGGCTGCCGGGCCAGGGGCTGCAGATGAAGGTGGACGGACGCGTGCGCGGCGTGATCCCCGGCGAGGACTTCGCCTCCGTGTTCTTCCGCATCTGGCTCGGGCCCCAGCCGCCCAACCGCGGCCTGCGCACGGGCCTGCTCGGCGGCGCCTGCGGCTGA
- a CDS encoding AarF/ABC1/UbiB kinase family protein, translating into MSEREDRKLATSRVLRLGSMARAGLGTATAMLRGSAGGLEDAVERLGELRGLGTKVGQMAGLVEANLPDELRDKVGPALARLRDQTATSPWESVRALLEEELGAPVDQCFDAFEPVPFASASLGQVHRAVWDGHDVAVKVQHPGIQEAFRGDLQNITGLASVATTFVMPANAGREFLDSIRGGFLAELDYRAEAANVALFEGLVAGDPDLYVPGVVTERSTGRVLTTHFAKGERVDVAATFEIDERARLSAAVRRFVLGTMLEHGALYADAHAGNFLFQAGQPVAVLDFGSVVRFSDEKRGDFRAMARAALGSDYRAFERAVGHVVGFEHPRALPAVAKMQWDAFGALVRGDRVDRAHVRKLTENLTEVKRNILGARVPLPPFMPFWMRTLLACVALLATLEAPAGEPLRVPAA; encoded by the coding sequence ATGAGCGAGCGCGAGGATCGCAAGCTGGCCACCTCTCGGGTCCTGCGCCTGGGCTCCATGGCCCGCGCCGGGCTGGGCACCGCCACCGCCATGCTGCGCGGCTCGGCGGGCGGGCTCGAGGACGCGGTCGAGCGGCTGGGCGAGCTGCGTGGGCTCGGCACCAAGGTCGGGCAGATGGCGGGGCTGGTGGAGGCGAACCTGCCCGACGAGCTGCGGGACAAGGTGGGTCCCGCGCTCGCGCGGCTGCGCGACCAGACGGCGACGTCACCCTGGGAGAGCGTGCGGGCGCTGCTCGAGGAGGAGCTCGGGGCGCCCGTCGACCAGTGCTTCGACGCGTTCGAGCCCGTGCCCTTCGCGAGCGCGTCGCTCGGGCAGGTGCACCGGGCCGTGTGGGACGGGCACGACGTGGCGGTGAAGGTGCAGCACCCCGGCATCCAGGAGGCGTTCCGCGGCGACCTGCAGAACATCACGGGGCTGGCCTCGGTCGCCACCACCTTCGTCATGCCCGCCAACGCAGGCCGCGAGTTCCTCGACAGCATCCGCGGCGGCTTCCTGGCCGAGCTGGACTACCGCGCCGAGGCCGCGAACGTGGCGCTCTTCGAGGGGCTCGTCGCGGGCGATCCCGACCTGTACGTGCCGGGCGTGGTGACCGAGCGCTCCACCGGGCGGGTGCTCACCACGCACTTCGCGAAGGGCGAGCGGGTGGACGTGGCGGCGACGTTCGAGATCGACGAGCGCGCGCGCCTCAGCGCGGCCGTGCGTCGCTTCGTGCTGGGCACCATGCTCGAGCACGGCGCGCTCTACGCCGACGCGCACGCCGGGAACTTCTTGTTCCAGGCGGGCCAGCCCGTGGCCGTGCTGGACTTCGGTAGCGTGGTGCGCTTCTCGGACGAGAAGCGGGGCGACTTTCGCGCCATGGCGCGCGCAGCGCTGGGCAGCGACTACCGCGCCTTCGAGCGGGCCGTGGGGCACGTGGTGGGCTTCGAGCACCCGCGGGCGCTGCCGGCGGTGGCCAAGATGCAGTGGGACGCGTTCGGCGCGCTCGTGCGGGGCGACCGCGTGGACCGCGCGCACGTGCGCAAGCTCACCGAGAACCTCACGGAGGTGAAGCGCAACATCCTCGGCGCCCGGGTGCCGCTGCCGCCGTTCATGCCGTTCTGGATGCGGACGCTGCTGGCGTGCGTGGCGCTGCTGGCCACGCTCGAGGCTCCCGCGGGAGAGCCCCTTCGCGTGCCAGCCGCATAG
- a CDS encoding c-type cytochrome codes for MSVPLPHPARAAERLVLRRAARSRTLMASPLLLGLALGLGACDDRPAEPTVEREKTRPPESALFARYCALCHGERGEGGAADHAPALTTEAYLQLASDAFLMGSIQRGHPGTPMSAFSNAAGGPLSDDDIRAIIAFLRAFQHGPSFAVGDPARNVPVDRARVERARPVFHAQCASCHGERGEGRTAPTLNNPVFHELASDEFLRRTITNGRAPTAMAGFAGTLTPTQIDDLVHFLRSLAQPNTAAATAHAGEAEDWASREGEQLVLNPDGRPPRFAPANAYVQALQVKQALDQRRRMILFDARAVSDWRAAHLPGALPAPYYADDEALQRIPDDGTQIVVYCGCPHAAADRLAARLREAGYRRVAVIDEGFFFWSEQGYPLEHEPSGAEQPPEPEPSTAD; via the coding sequence ATGTCGGTCCCGCTCCCTCACCCCGCTCGCGCCGCCGAGCGGCTCGTGCTCCGCCGCGCGGCACGCTCGCGCACCCTCATGGCGTCGCCCCTGCTCCTCGGGCTGGCGCTGGGGCTCGGCGCGTGTGACGACCGGCCCGCGGAGCCGACGGTCGAACGAGAGAAGACCCGCCCGCCCGAGAGCGCACTCTTCGCCCGCTACTGTGCGCTGTGCCACGGGGAGCGTGGCGAGGGCGGTGCTGCCGACCACGCGCCCGCCCTCACCACCGAGGCGTATCTGCAGCTCGCGAGCGACGCCTTCCTGATGGGCTCCATCCAGCGCGGGCACCCGGGCACCCCCATGAGCGCATTCAGCAACGCCGCGGGCGGTCCGCTGAGCGACGACGACATCCGCGCCATCATCGCGTTCTTGCGCGCCTTCCAGCACGGACCGTCGTTCGCTGTGGGCGACCCGGCGCGGAACGTCCCCGTGGATCGGGCCCGTGTCGAACGAGCGCGACCCGTCTTCCACGCGCAGTGCGCGTCCTGCCATGGCGAGCGGGGCGAGGGGCGCACGGCTCCCACGCTGAACAACCCCGTCTTCCACGAGCTGGCGTCGGACGAGTTCCTGCGCCGCACCATCACCAACGGCCGCGCGCCCACGGCCATGGCGGGCTTCGCTGGGACGCTCACCCCAACGCAGATCGACGACCTCGTTCACTTCCTGCGCTCGCTCGCGCAGCCCAACACCGCCGCCGCAACGGCGCATGCAGGCGAGGCCGAGGACTGGGCTTCCCGCGAGGGCGAACAGCTGGTCCTGAACCCCGACGGACGTCCGCCGCGCTTCGCTCCGGCCAACGCGTACGTCCAGGCGCTGCAGGTGAAGCAGGCCCTCGACCAGCGGCGACGGATGATCCTCTTCGACGCGCGCGCCGTGTCCGACTGGCGCGCCGCGCACCTCCCTGGCGCGTTGCCAGCGCCGTACTACGCGGACGACGAGGCGCTGCAGCGCATCCCGGACGACGGGACCCAGATCGTCGTCTACTGCGGGTGCCCCCACGCCGCCGCGGACCGCCTGGCCGCGCGCCTGCGCGAGGCCGGCTATCGGCGGGTGGCGGTCATCGACGAGGGCTTCTTTTTCTGGAGCGAGCAGGGCTACCCGCTCGAGCACGAGCCGAGCGGCGCCGAGCAGCCGCCGGAGCCCGAGCCGTCCACGGCGGACTGA
- a CDS encoding 3'(2'),5'-bisphosphate nucleotidase has translation MPSEQPVDLQAELNRARAAVRAAARVTRAVQADLVHAGTLSKSDKSPVTVADFASQAVVAATLGRLGSAVTAMVGEEDAADLRGDEAAVRRAQVVGHVRSVLGDDVGEDEVLGFIDIGGHAPQPGETYWTLDPIDGTKGFLRSEQYAIALALVRDGQVVLGALGCPRLPVSADGDEEGVLMSAARGAGSFVEPLFRDEMPAAIRVSDVTDPSGARFCESVESGHSDQDQSVQIARALGIEAPGLRMDSQAKYASLARGDASIYLRLPTRKDYQEKIWDHAAGLIVVEEAGGRVTDVRGEPLDFSLGKTLARNSGVVATNGPIHDAVLAAVASVLG, from the coding sequence ATGCCCTCCGAACAGCCCGTCGATCTCCAGGCCGAGCTCAACCGCGCTCGTGCTGCCGTGCGCGCCGCTGCGCGCGTGACCCGCGCCGTCCAGGCCGACCTCGTGCACGCCGGCACGCTCTCCAAGAGCGACAAGAGCCCCGTCACCGTCGCGGACTTCGCGTCGCAGGCGGTGGTCGCGGCCACGCTCGGGCGCTTGGGATCGGCCGTGACGGCCATGGTGGGCGAAGAGGACGCGGCCGACCTGCGTGGGGACGAGGCCGCCGTGCGCCGCGCCCAGGTGGTGGGGCACGTTCGCAGCGTGCTCGGGGACGACGTTGGCGAGGACGAGGTGCTCGGCTTCATCGACATCGGCGGGCACGCGCCGCAGCCCGGCGAGACCTACTGGACCCTCGACCCCATCGACGGGACCAAGGGCTTCCTGCGCTCGGAGCAGTACGCCATCGCGCTCGCCTTGGTGCGCGATGGGCAGGTGGTGCTCGGCGCGCTCGGCTGTCCGCGTCTGCCCGTCTCGGCCGACGGCGACGAGGAGGGTGTGCTGATGAGCGCCGCGCGTGGGGCGGGCTCGTTCGTCGAGCCGCTGTTCCGCGACGAGATGCCGGCAGCCATCCGCGTGAGCGACGTGACGGACCCCTCGGGGGCGCGTTTCTGCGAGTCGGTCGAGTCCGGTCACAGCGACCAGGACCAGAGCGTGCAGATCGCCCGCGCGCTGGGCATCGAGGCGCCCGGCCTGCGCATGGACAGCCAGGCCAAGTACGCGAGCCTGGCCCGTGGCGATGCCAGCATCTACCTGCGCCTGCCCACCCGGAAGGACTACCAGGAGAAGATCTGGGACCACGCGGCGGGGCTGATCGTCGTGGAAGAAGCGGGGGGGCGCGTGACCGACGTGCGCGGCGAGCCGCTGGACTTCAGCCTCGGCAAGACGCTGGCCCGCAACTCGGGCGTGGTGGCCACGAACGGACCCATCCACGACGCCGTGCTCGCGGCCGTGGCGAGCGTCCTGGGGTGA